In Onychostoma macrolepis isolate SWU-2019 chromosome 04, ASM1243209v1, whole genome shotgun sequence, one DNA window encodes the following:
- the rerg gene encoding ras-related and estrogen-regulated growth inhibitor — MAKSPEVKLAVFGRAGVGKSALVVRFLTKRFIWEYDPTLESTYRHQANIDDETVSMEILDTAGQEDVLQKEGHMRWGDGFILVYDITDRGSFEDVAPLKGLLDEVKRPKHVPLVLLGNKADLDHARQVATEEGERLAADMACAFYECSACSDQVGTGGGVAEAFHELCREIRRRRAVQGKTRRRSSTTHVKQAINKMLTKISS, encoded by the exons CTCTGGTGGTTCGGTTCCTGACCAAACGCTTCATCTGGGAGTACGACCCTACACTCg AGTCCACCTACCGCCATCAGGCCAATATCGATGATGAGACGGTCAGCATGGAGATTCTGGACACCGCCGGACAG GAGGACGTGCTCCAGAAGGAGGGTCACATGCGTTGGGGCGACGGGTTTATCCTGGTCTATGACATCACGGACCGCGGGAGCTTCGAGGACGTGGCTCCGCTGAAGGGCCTCCTGGACGAGGTCAAGCGGCCCAAACACGTGCCTCTGGTGCTGCTGGGAAACAAGGCGGATCTGGACCACGCCCGGCAGGTGGCCACGGAGGAGGGCGAGCGTCTGGCCGCTGATATGGCCTGTGCGTTCTACGAGTGCTCGGCGTGTTCGGATCAGGTGGGGACGGGTGGAGGCGTGGCGGAGGCCTTTCACGAGCTCTGCAGGGAGATCCGCCGCAGACGCGCTGTTCAGGGCAAAACCCGCCGCCGCAGCTCCACCACACACGTCAAACAGGCCATCAACAAGATGCTGACCAAGATCAGCAGCTAA